ACTCGCCGTAGCGCGCCCAGTCGATCTGCGTCGCGCCGTTGACGATGTTGTGGACGTCGTCGGTGGTCACGACGACCGGGTCGAACAGCGGGCTGTCGGACGGGTAGTCGTTGCCCGTGGCCGTGATGGAGATCGGGGAGATCTGCATCGAGACGCTACCGAAGGCCGTGCTGGAGAACGGCGAGACCGTACCGCAGACCGTGATCTCGTCGCCTACGAAGAGGCCCAGCGTAGCGCTGTTGTCGCTCCGGCCGTCGACGACCTGGATGGTGTGGCTGCTGGTACCGTCGGGCGCCGTCAGCGCCGCGACGTCGCGCACGAAGACGTGGATGCGGCCCGGCGTGCCGGTCGCGGCCACGATCGAGGCGAGGCCCGAACTGTAGGGATCGCTGAGGACCGCCGCCGTGAACTCGACCGTCTCGCCGATCAGCGGGTTGGCCGTCAGGTTGGTCAGGATCTGGTCGGCCGTGAGCGTGGACGCGTTGGCGACGAGGAAGTCGACGTTCGTCTGCGGGATGTCATTGATCTGGTCGATCGTGACGCGCGAGAAGTCGACGCCTTCGGTACCGACGCACTGCGCCGCGACCGGGGCGGCGAGCGCCAGCACGGCGACGAGGAAGAGAGAAGCAGTACGCATGAGCGTGTGGGGGATGAAGAGAGAAGGCGCCGGAGCGCGGGTCACGGGACGAATCCCGGGCGGCCCGTCATCGGAGGATGACGAACTTGCCCGTGTCGACCTCGCCCGTGTCGAGGTCCTGAACAGAGAAGAGGTAGAGGCCGGACGAGAGCCGCAGCGAGTTGTCCGACAGGATGTCCCAGGCGTGGATGCCGCCCGCCACCTCGCGGCCGTCCGCCGAGAAGTCCTGGAACCAACGCGTGTCGCCCACATAGGTCGCCGCGTCGTGGTCGAGCTCGGTCACGATCTCGCCCGCGAGCGTGTATACGCGGATCTGGCAGCGCGCCGGGAGGCCGGTGAAGTAGAGCTTCCGCTGCGTCGAGAGCGGCCCGTCCCACGCCGCGCGCACGCGGTACGGGTTCGGGAAAACGCCGACGGTGCGCTCGGCGCCGGGCGCCGCGGGCGCCGCGCCGGGGAACACGCGGACGGCGTTGGACGCCACCGACGACTCCAGCGGACCCAGCCCGCTCTGCGTGTCGCCGCTGTCGAAGGCCGTGACTGCGAAGGCATACTGCCAGCCGTCCAGCAGCCCGTCCGCCTCGAAGCGGTACTCGTAGGTCGCCGCGTCGCCGGGGAACGTCGCGGGCGTGTCGAGGCGGATCGCCTCGAAGCCGTTGTTGAAGCCCACGTCGTTGCCCTCGCGGTCGTACTGGGCGATCAGCCCGGCGTCGCCGAGGATGTTGCCGTCGGCGTCGTCGCCGGGGTCGGAGCGGTAGAGGCGGTAGCCCTCGAAGTCCTGGCGGCCCGTGACCGGGTCGAGCGAGGTCTCGGCGGCGGAGTCCCAGTAGAGGACGGCCGTCCCCTCCTCCAGCTCCACGCGGAGCGCGGGCGAGGCCGGGGGCGACGGGATGAGGTAGCGGTCGAGGATGCCGTTGCCGTTGAGGTCCTCGCCCGCGTCGAGCGCGCCGTTGTAGTTGGCGTCCTCGCCCGCGTAGGTCTCCTGCGCCCAGAACACGTTGTTGCGGAGCGCGGCCCGGCTCGCCTCGGTGTCCGCCTGGCGACCCGCGGGGACCGTCTGGAAGGCCTCCGGCTTGAGCGCCGCCACGAGCGCGAACGTGACCGTTACGCTGCGGCCCGGCGCCAGCTCCGCGAACGGGCCGACAGACGTGAGCCCGATCCAGTTGCCCTGCGCGAGCTGGCCGTCGGTCTGGATGCGGCCCTCCCCGTTGCCCGCGCCGAGGAAGCTGGCGCGCGCGGCCTCGTACTCGTCCTGCGTGCCGAAGGCCGCCGGGTTCGGGAAGGGCGTCTGCATACGCTGGTAGCGCTCCAGGTCGTCCTGCGGACGCCCGAGGTTGGGGTCGGGGTCGCCGAAGAGCCAGTAGCGCGGGTTGAAGACCGGTCGCTCCAGACCCAGCGCCTCGTACTGGTCAGCCACGAACGGGTGGAAGAACCGCGTCGCCGCCGGGCGGCTGCCCGCGCCCGCGTCCTCCCACTCGGCGCCCAGGAAGGCCACCGAGCCGTACGTGTTGAGGCTCTCCTCCGTGCCGCCCGCGTTGAACGCGTAGCTGACGTACTGGCTGTCGGGCGCCGCGTCCAGCAGCGCGCCCGTGCCCGCCTCGTACTCCGGGTAGCCGAGGGCCCCGCGCGCGCCCTTGTTGAAGAAGGCCCCGCCGCCCTCGGTGGTCGTGACCACGTTGCGGACCACGAGGTCGTCCCAGATGCCGACCCACACGTCCTGGATGGGCTGGGTGGAGATGTTCGTGATCTCGTACTCCACGATCACGAAGTACTCCGTGAACGGGAAGCTCCAGGCGTAGGAGCGTTGCCGGATGTCGAGCCCGAGTCGGTTCTGCACGTCCGGCAGCGGCGTGTTGGTGCCGGGCAGCACGGCCGCCGTGTCCACGTAGGCCGTCAGGAAGTCCTGCTGGCTGACGGCGTTCGGCGAGAAGAACGGGCTCGTGGCGAGTGAGGAGCGGCGCGTAAAGAGGTCGGACTGCGCGAACTCGAAGCCCGACGCGCCCGGCGAGTAGCCGCCCGAGGTGGTCACGGCACCGGTGCGGACCGTCACGACACCGTCCGCACGGCGCCCGCCGACCCACAGCCCCGCCTCAAAGAGGTGCTCGACGCCCGAGTCCAGCGGGTACTCGAACGAGGGCAGCCCGCCCGGGTCGCCCGCCACGCCGGGCCGCCCCAGCGTGCCGACGTTGGTCACCGAGAGGCCCGTCGCTCCCACGTCGGTCGCGATGCGCTCGAACGGCTGAGCATCGGCGGGGACCGCCGCGAGGGCGGCGATGGCGGCCAGAAGCGTCGCCGCGCGTGCGGCCCGTCGGATCGTCATGTGGAGAGCATCGGAGGGAACATGGGGCGGTCGGTCCGGCCCTGTGCGTGGAATGTATCCAGCCGCCGAGCCGACACAAGGGAGGCCCCGTGAAGTGACCCTGTGATCACACGACCCGCGGGGCACTTCCACCGCCCCTCCTCAAACGGGCGCGGCCCCGCCCTCCGAAGAGAGCGGGGCCGCGCGAGCCGGTCCACCTCGGCACGCCTCCCGAAGGGGCGGCCGAAACGGGCGTCGGGGACGCTAGAAGTTGTAGCGCACGCCGAACTGCATCCGCCAGCGCGACGCGAAGTCGCTGACCTGGGCGATCGAGTCCGGGGTCGAGAACGACAGGATCTGGCGGCCGTCGGCCGTGTAGCCGTTGTAGTCGACGAGCGTGTAGCGGTCGCCGACCGTCTCCACCTGCCCGATGTCGGTGCCGAGCAGGTCGAACACGTTCTGGATGTCGAGCGTGATCTCGATGTCCTGGCCCGTGATCGTCTCGATGCTCTGCGCGAGGCGGGCGTCGAAGAAGTTGAGCCACGGCGCGCGCGTCGAGTTGCGCTCGAAGATCTGGCCCCGCTGGCTGGCGAGGTCCTCGTTGGCCTCGATGAAGGCGTCGAACGCGGCCCAGTCCTCGTCGCTCATCTGGACCTCGCTGCGGTCGTTCGGGACGTAGATCAGGTCGGCGCGGTCGAAGCCGTCGCCGTTGACGTCGTCACCGCTGAAGTAGACGAACGAGTACGGCCGGCCGGCCTGGCCGTCGTAGATCAGGGAGAGCGTCGTCGCGAAGCGGTTCGCGTACTCCAGGCGGTAGGACGCCGTGGCGAGCACGCGGTGCGCCACCTCGAAGTTCGAGGTCGTCAGCGGCGGGTCGTTGACGTCCAGGCCGACCGTCAGGTCGCGGACGTTCGAGCGCGCCTGGCTGCTCGTCACCGAGTTGATGTCCTTGACCTTGCCGAACGTGTAGCTGAGGCTCGTGCCGAAGGACGGCAGGACGCCCGTGCCGAGCGGCTTCTGGAGCTGCGCGGTCGCGTTGAGGGCGTAGCCCTGGTCCGTGTTCGTGAGCACGATCACGTCCTGGTAGTCGCCCGAGACCGCGGCGCGCGAGACGCCGTTGCGGCCGTCCACCGTGCTGTTGTCCCGGACGAACGGGGCGCGGTTGAGGCTCTGCCACTGGACGCCGTCAACGACGTCGGTGTAGAGGAGCTCACCGGTCGCCACGAAGCCCGAGGGCAGCTGCTGGTCGATGGCGAGGTTCGAGCGCCACACCGTCGGCGACTTGAAGTCGGGGTCGGTGAGGTTGATCTCGGCCGAGCCCTCGGCGAGGCCGAAGTCGGCGGCGGTGTACTGGTTGGCCGGGTCGGTCCGGAAGCCACCGGCCGCCGCGATGTCGTTGGCGCTGAACACGCCGACGCCGCCCAGCAGGGTACCGTCGTTGGAGAACGAGTTCGAGATCCAGACGGCCGGGTTGGAGCCGTTGAACAGGCCCGTGCCACCGCGAACCTGGGTCTGCGACTCCGGGAGGGAGTAGTTGAACCCGAAGCGCGGCTGGAAGACCGGGTTGCCGTTCGGCACCTCGGTGTTGTCGAAGCCGAAGAGGCTCTCGAACGACGCGCCGTTGCTGGCCGCGTAGGCCTGACCGGGCGAGTCGAAGTAGTTCGCCATGTCGACGCGGAGGCCGAGCGTCAGCTTCAGGTTCTCGACGCCGGACCACTCGTCCTGCGCGTACAGGCTGAAGTTGGCGTAGGCGAAGTCGGCCAGGGGCCGGTCCTCACCCGGGACCGCCGAGTAGTTGCGCTCGTACCGCGAGGCCCGCCCGTTGCGGAAGTCCTCGAGGTTGTTGAAGCGATAGTACCCGTAGAAGTTGCGGATGAACAGGTTCGAGAACTGCGAGAACGTGTTCTGCGTGCCGACCGTCACGACGTGGTCGCCCACGAAGTAGTTGAAGTTGTTGGTCAGCTCCAGCACGTCGGCGTCGATGTTGTTCGCGCCGCGGAACTGGTCCGGCCCTGCGACGACCGTCGAGCGGCCGTCGGTGCCGAGCCCCCGAATCTCGATGGACGGGAACGCCGGGAACTCCAGCACGGAGGGCTGGCGGTTGGTCTGCAGCGAGGCGCGGAACAGGTTGGCCATGTTCTGGCCGAGGATGCTCCGGAGCTCGACCACCGACGAGGTGTTCGTGTTCTCGCGGGTGTAGAGGCGGTCCTCCAGCGTGTAGAACGTGGAGCTGCGCGAGATGCCGTCGTCCTTGCGGCCCTGGACGTAGTTGAACCGCGCCGTGAGCGTGTTGGACGGGTTCAGGTTGTAGTCCAGGCGGCCGAACACCTTGCGCGAGGTCGTGCCCGCGTCGAAGGCGCCGATGGTGCCCGTCTCCCGGCCGTACTGGGTCGAGAGGATCGACTGGATCTCCTGCGCCGCGGCGACATCGTTGAACGAGGCCGTGATCGGCTCGTTGGTGTCCCCCAGCTCGACGCTGCCGAAGAAGAACAGCTTGTCCTGCACGATCGGGCCGCCAAGGCGGGCGCCGTAGGTCAGGTCGGTGAAGTCGCCGAACGAGTCGCCGTCGACGCCCGTGCCGACGAGGTCCTGGTTGCGGCCGAGGCCGTAGACCGAGCCCGTGAACGTGTTCGTGCCGGAGCGCGTGACGACGTTGATGTTGCCGCCCGTGAAGCCACCCTGGGTGACGTCGTACGGCGCGATGGCCACGCGGAACTCGCTGACGGCGTCGAGCGAGATCGGCTGCGTGCCCGAGGAGCCGCCCGGCGAGCCGGAGCTCTCGAGCCCGAACGCGTCGTTCAGCGCCGCGCCGTCCACCTGGATGTTGTTGTAGCGGCTCGCGGTGCCGCCGACCGAGGTGCCGGCCTCGCTGCCCGTCCCGACCTGCGAGAACTGGGGCGTCAGGCGCGTGAAGTCGGTCAGGCTGCGCGAGATCGTCGGGAGCCGGTCGATCTCCTCCTCGGAGACGTTCGTGCCCGTGCCGATGTTGGACGGGTTGATGATCGCGTTGCCCTCCGCCGTCACGATGGCCTCGCCGAGCGTGGCGTCGGCCGACCGGAGCTGGATGTCGACGGTCTCGGTCTCCGAGAGCTCAAGCATGATGCCGGTCCGCTGGACGGACGTGAAGCCCACGAACGAGACGGTCACCGTGTAGGGACCGCCGACGCGCAGGTTGCGGAGGTTGTACTGGCCGTCGGCACGGGTCGAGACGCCGTACTGCGTGCCCGAGGGCCCGTGGACGGCGAGCACGGACGCGCCGGGCAGGCCGAGGCCTGCGTCGTCGACGACGGTACCGTTGATGGCGGCGGTGGTGACGCCCTGCGCGAACGCGGGCGTACTGGCGGCGAAGGCGACGACCGCGAGGGCCAGGCCGAGCCAGGAGAGGGTGGAGTGACGCATGGGTGAGGGTCGGTGATCGCGGCGAGGCGCCGCTAGGACACGAGCGGAACGTATCTCCCACCGCCCCTTCCGCCGGTTCAGATCCCGTGGAGCAACCGACGCTTAACACTCCCCACGCACGACCCTCACACTGCGGTAACGATTCGGTCATGTGGCGACAATCCGGACGGCTCAAGCCCCAGCCGCCGGGCGGGCGGTGCCCTCCTCGGCGCCGAGGCCGCGCGGGTCAGTACCCCACCGCCGCGTCCTCGCCACGTGGGTCGGCGCCGCCCAGCAGCACGCGCCCGGCCGTGCCCGCCTCGATGGCGTCGAGGCCGGACGGGTCCGTCGAGGCCCGCGCGTCGTCGTAGACCACCTCGATGGCGTCGACCCGGCTCCAGTGGCCGCCGGACACGTCCACGTCCCAGCCGCGCTCCTGGAGCGCCACGATCACGTCCTCCGCCAGCCCCTGGTGCTCGGCGTAGAGCACGTCCGGCAACCACTGGTGATGCACGCGCGGCGCCGCGACGGCCTCCTGCACGTCCATCCCGTGGTCGATGATGTTGAGGATGGTCTCGTAGACCGCCGTGATGATGCGCGGCCCGCCCGGGCTCCCGACCACCAGCATCAGTCGCCCCTCGGGGTCCTCCACGATGGTCGGCGTCATCGACGACAGCATCCGCTTGCCGGGGCCGACCGCGTTGGCCTCGCCCTGCACCAGCCCGAACATGTTGGGCTGGCCCGGCGCCGACGTGAAGTCGTCCATCTCGTTGTTGAGGAAGAAGCCCGCGCCCTCGACCACCACCCGCGACCCGAAGCCGCCGTTGAGCGTCGTCGTGACCGACACCGCCGTGCCCTCGGCGTCGACGACCGAGTAGTGGGTCGTCTGGGGCGACTCGGCGCGCGGCTGTCCGGCGCCGAGGTCCGTGCTCGCGCTCGCCCGCACCGGGTCGAAGTCCGCCATCCGGGCCGCCGTGTACGCCGGGTCGATCAGTTCGGCCGTCGGCAGGTCGGTGAAGTCCGGATCGCCCAGGAATTCGGCCCGGTCGGCGAAGGCGCGGCGCATGGCCTCCCCCATCAGGTGCACCGAGGCGGACGAGTTGAAGCCGAGCGCGGCGAGGTCGAACGGCTCGACGGCGTCCAGCATCTGGATCAGCGCCACGCCGCCCGACGACGGCGGCGGCATCGAGAAGACACGGTGGCCGCGGTACTCGCCCACCAGCGGCGCCCGCTCGACGGCCTCGTAGCCCGCGAGGTCGGCGTGCGTGATGATGCCGCCCCCTCGTTCCATCTCGGCCACCAGCAGGTCGGCCGTCTCGCCCGTGTAGAACCCATCCCGCCCCTCGTCGCGGATCCGGCGCAGCACCGCCGCCAGTTCCGGCTGGCGGAACGTCTCGCCTTCCGAGTACCCGCCAGGCTGGGTGAAGTGGCGGACGGTGCCCGCGTACGGGGCGAAGCGCTCGGCATAGGCGTTCATCAGCTCCGCCTCGGCGCGGCTGAGCGGGTAGCCCTCGGCGAGACGGATGGCGGGCGCGAGCACGTCGGCGAGG
This Rubrivirga sp. SAORIC476 DNA region includes the following protein-coding sequences:
- a CDS encoding TonB-dependent receptor produces the protein MRHSTLSWLGLALAVVAFAASTPAFAQGVTTAAINGTVVDDAGLGLPGASVLAVHGPSGTQYGVSTRADGQYNLRNLRVGGPYTVTVSFVGFTSVQRTGIMLELSETETVDIQLRSADATLGEAIVTAEGNAIINPSNIGTGTNVSEEEIDRLPTISRSLTDFTRLTPQFSQVGTGSEAGTSVGGTASRYNNIQVDGAALNDAFGLESSGSPGGSSGTQPISLDAVSEFRVAIAPYDVTQGGFTGGNINVVTRSGTNTFTGSVYGLGRNQDLVGTGVDGDSFGDFTDLTYGARLGGPIVQDKLFFFGSVELGDTNEPITASFNDVAAAQEIQSILSTQYGRETGTIGAFDAGTTSRKVFGRLDYNLNPSNTLTARFNYVQGRKDDGISRSSTFYTLEDRLYTRENTNTSSVVELRSILGQNMANLFRASLQTNRQPSVLEFPAFPSIEIRGLGTDGRSTVVAGPDQFRGANNIDADVLELTNNFNYFVGDHVVTVGTQNTFSQFSNLFIRNFYGYYRFNNLEDFRNGRASRYERNYSAVPGEDRPLADFAYANFSLYAQDEWSGVENLKLTLGLRVDMANYFDSPGQAYAASNGASFESLFGFDNTEVPNGNPVFQPRFGFNYSLPESQTQVRGGTGLFNGSNPAVWISNSFSNDGTLLGGVGVFSANDIAAAGGFRTDPANQYTAADFGLAEGSAEINLTDPDFKSPTVWRSNLAIDQQLPSGFVATGELLYTDVVDGVQWQSLNRAPFVRDNSTVDGRNGVSRAAVSGDYQDVIVLTNTDQGYALNATAQLQKPLGTGVLPSFGTSLSYTFGKVKDINSVTSSQARSNVRDLTVGLDVNDPPLTTSNFEVAHRVLATASYRLEYANRFATTLSLIYDGQAGRPYSFVYFSGDDVNGDGFDRADLIYVPNDRSEVQMSDEDWAAFDAFIEANEDLASQRGQIFERNSTRAPWLNFFDARLAQSIETITGQDIEITLDIQNVFDLLGTDIGQVETVGDRYTLVDYNGYTADGRQILSFSTPDSIAQVSDFASRWRMQFGVRYNF
- the ggt gene encoding gamma-glutamyltransferase: MTRRLPLLLAVLLVASACRAQRSPTSDPLRAENGMVVSAEVNASAAGVEVMRGGGNAVDAAVATGFALAVTFPVAGNIGGGGFMVIRFPDGTATTIDYRETGPAAATRDMYIDDSTGAIRPDLSRRGHLASGVPGAVAGMLKAHAQYGRAPLADVLAPAIRLAEGYPLSRAEAELMNAYAERFAPYAGTVRHFTQPGGYSEGETFRQPELAAVLRRIRDEGRDGFYTGETADLLVAEMERGGGIITHADLAGYEAVERAPLVGEYRGHRVFSMPPPSSGGVALIQMLDAVEPFDLAALGFNSSASVHLMGEAMRRAFADRAEFLGDPDFTDLPTAELIDPAYTAARMADFDPVRASASTDLGAGQPRAESPQTTHYSVVDAEGTAVSVTTTLNGGFGSRVVVEGAGFFLNNEMDDFTSAPGQPNMFGLVQGEANAVGPGKRMLSSMTPTIVEDPEGRLMLVVGSPGGPRIITAVYETILNIIDHGMDVQEAVAAPRVHHQWLPDVLYAEHQGLAEDVIVALQERGWDVDVSGGHWSRVDAIEVVYDDARASTDPSGLDAIEAGTAGRVLLGGADPRGEDAAVGY